One Pseudomonas sp. C27(2019) DNA window includes the following coding sequences:
- a CDS encoding MetQ/NlpA family ABC transporter substrate-binding protein, producing the protein MKKTLLALAALSVFAVQAEPLKVAATPVPHAEILEFLKPALAEQGVELDVKVFTDYVQPNVQVAEKRLDANFFQHQPYLDEFNKTKGTTLVSVAGVHIEPFGAYSSKVKQLDALEKGASVVIPNDATNGGRALLLLQTAGVITLKEEAGITATPRDIADNPKNIKVRELEAATLPRVLDQVDLALINTNYALEAGLNPNKDALVIEGADSPYVNILVTREDNKNSQAVQKLVEALRSDAARDFINEKYKGAVIPVF; encoded by the coding sequence ATGAAAAAAACATTATTAGCGTTAGCGGCCCTCAGCGTTTTTGCTGTACAGGCTGAGCCACTAAAAGTTGCTGCGACACCGGTACCGCACGCAGAAATCTTAGAGTTTTTAAAGCCGGCTTTAGCTGAGCAAGGCGTGGAATTAGACGTTAAGGTATTTACTGACTACGTGCAGCCCAACGTGCAGGTTGCAGAAAAGCGCCTTGATGCCAATTTCTTTCAACACCAACCATACTTGGACGAGTTCAACAAAACCAAAGGCACCACGTTAGTCAGTGTCGCCGGTGTGCACATTGAGCCTTTTGGCGCCTACTCAAGCAAAGTTAAGCAACTGGATGCGCTGGAAAAGGGCGCGAGCGTAGTGATTCCAAACGATGCCACCAACGGTGGTCGCGCTTTATTATTGTTGCAAACAGCGGGTGTGATTACCTTAAAAGAAGAGGCTGGCATCACTGCCACCCCGCGTGACATTGCTGACAACCCGAAAAACATTAAAGTACGTGAGCTCGAAGCTGCCACGCTGCCGCGTGTACTTGATCAAGTGGATTTAGCCCTGATCAATACCAACTACGCACTAGAAGCAGGCCTGAACCCAAATAAAGACGCGTTAGTGATTGAAGGTGCTGATTCGCCATACGTGAATATTCTGGTGACGCGTGAAGATAACAAAAACAGCCAAGCAGTACAAAAGCTGGTTGAAGCGCTACGCAGCGATGCTGCTAGAGACTTTATCAATGAAAAATACAAAGGCGCTGTGATCCCAGTGTTCTAA